The following are encoded together in the Caretta caretta isolate rCarCar2 chromosome 17, rCarCar1.hap1, whole genome shotgun sequence genome:
- the POLR2J gene encoding DNA-directed RNA polymerase II subunit RPB11-a produces the protein MNAPPAFESFLLFEGEKKITINKDTKVPNACLFTINKEDHTLGNIIKSQLLKDPQVLFAGYKVPHPLEHKIIIRVQTTPDYSPQEAFTNAITDLISELSLLEERFRVAIKDKQEGIE, from the exons ATGAACGCCCCGCCGGCCTTCGAGTCCTTCCTGCTCTTCGAGGGGGAGAAGAA AATCACAATTAATAAGGATACAAAAGTACCAAACGCCTGTTTGTTTACAATCAACAAGGAAGACCACACGCTTGGAAATATCATCAAGTC GCAATTACTGAAAGACCCTCAGGTGTTGTTTGCAGGATACAAGGTCCCACATCCTCtggaacataaaatcatcattcgAGTTCAGACCACTCCTGATTACAGTCCCCAGGAAGCTTTCACCAATGCTATCACGGACCTGATCAGTGAACTCTCCCTTCTGGAGGAGAGATTCAGG GTTGCTATCAAAGATAAACAAGAAGGAATTGAATAG